From the genome of Camelus dromedarius isolate mCamDro1 chromosome 19, mCamDro1.pat, whole genome shotgun sequence, one region includes:
- the LOC135318564 gene encoding histone H2A type 1-H has protein sequence MSGRGKQGGKARAKAKTRSSRAGLQFPVGRVHRLLRKGNYAERVGAGAPVYLAAVLEYLTAEILELAGNAARDNKKTRIIPRHLQLAIRNDEELNKLLGKVTIAQGGVLPNIQAVLLPKKTESHHKAK, from the coding sequence ATGTCTGGACGTGGTAAGCAGGGGGGTAAGGCTCGCGCCAAGGCCAAGACCCGCTCCTCGCGGGCGGGGCTCCAGTTCCCCGTGGGCCGAGTGCACCGCCTGCTCCGCAAAGGCAACTACGCCGAGCGGGTCGGGGCCGGCGCGCCGGTGTACCTGGCGGCGGTGCTGGAGTACCTGACGGCCGAGATCCTGGAGCTGGCGGGCAACGCGGCCCGCGACAACAAGAAGACGCGCATCATCCCGCGCCACTTGCAACTGGCCATCCGCAACGACGAGGAACTCAACAAGCTGCTGGGTAAAGTCACCATCGCTCAGGGTGGCGTCCTGCCCAACATCCAGGCCGTGCTGCTGCCCAAGAAGACTGAGAGCCACCACAAGGCCAAGTGA
- the LOC116147748 gene encoding histone H3.1 yields the protein MARTKQTARKSTGGKAPRKQLATKAARKSAPATGGVKKPHRYRPGTVALREIRRYQKSTELLIRKLPFQRLVREIAQDFKTDLRFQSSAVMALQEACEAYLVGLFEDTNLCAILAMSGRGKGGKGLGKGGAKRHRKVLRDNIQGITKPAIRRLARRGGVKRISGLIYEETRGVLKVFLENVIRDAVTYTEHAKRKTVTAMDVVYALKRQGRTLYGFGG from the exons ATGGCTCGCACTAAACAGACAGCTCGCAAGTCCACCGGCGGCAAGGCGCCGCGCAAGCAGCTGGCCACCAAGGCGGCCCGCAAGAGCGCGCCGGCCACGGGCGGCGTGAAGAAGCCGCACCGCTACCGGCCCGGCACGGTGGCCCTGCGCGAGATCCGCCGCTACCAGAAGTCCACGGAGCTGCTGATCCGCAAGCTGCCGTTCCAGCGGCTGGTGCGCGAGATCGCGCAGGATTTCAAGACCGACCTGCGCTTCCAGAGCTCGGCCGTGATGGCTCTGCAGGAGGCGTGCGAGGCCTACCTGGTGGGGCTCTTTGAGGACACGAACCTGTGCGCCATCC TCGCGATGTCTGGTCGTGGCAAGGGTGGAAAAGGTCTTGGTAAAGGAGGTGCAAAGCGCCACCGAAAAGTCCTGCGGGATAATATCCAAGGAATCACTAAGCCCGCGATCCGGCGTCTGGCCCGGCGAGGTGGTGTGAAGCGCATCTCTGGCCTCATCTACGAGGAGACCCGCGGGGTGCTGAAGGTGTTCCTGGAGAACGTGATTCGGGACGCCGTCACGTACACCGAGCACGCCAAGCGCAAGACCGTTACGGCCATGGACGTGGTCTACGCGCTCAAGCGCCAGGGCCGCACTCTCTACGGTTTCGGCGGCTGA
- the LOC116147785 gene encoding histone H2B type 1-C/E/F/G/I, whose translation MPEPAKSAPAPKKGSKKAVTKAQKKDGKKRKRSRKESYSVYVYKVLKQVHPDTGISSKAMGIMNSFVNDIFERIAGEASRLAHYNKRSTITSREIQTAVRLLLPGELAKHAVSEGTKAVTKYTSSK comes from the coding sequence ATGCCTGAGCCAGCCAAGTCCGCCCCAGCCCCGAAGAAGGGCTCCAAGAAGGCGGTGACCAAGGCGCAGAAGAAGGACGGCAAGAAGCGCAAGCGCAGCCGCAAGGAGAGCTACTCGGTGTACGTGTACAAGGTGCTGAAGCAGGTCCACCCGGACACCGGCATCTCGTCCAAGGCCATGGGCATCATGAACTCGTTCGTCAACGACATCTTTGAGCGCATCGCGGGCGAGGCGTCGCGCCTGGCGCACTACAACAAGCGCTCGACCATCACGTCCCGGGAGATCCAGACGGCCGTGCGCCTGCTGCTTCCCGGGGAGCTGGCCAAGCACGCCGTGTCCGAGGGCACCAAGGCCGTCACCAAGTATACCAGCTCCAAGTAA
- the LOC105084590 gene encoding histone H2A type 1 produces MSGRGKQGGKARAKAKTRSSRAGLQFPVGRVHRLLRKGNYAERVGAGAPVYLAAVLEYLTAEILELAGNAARDNKKTRIIPRHLQLAIRNDEELNKLLGKVTIAQGGVLPNIQAVLLPKKTESHHKAKGK; encoded by the coding sequence ATGTCTGGACGTGGTAAGCAGGGGGGTAAGGCTCGCGCCAAGGCCAAGACCCGCTCCTCGCGGGCGGGGCTCCAGTTCCCCGTGGGCCGAGTGCACCGCCTGCTCCGCAAAGGCAACTACGCCGAGCGGGTCGGGGCCGGCGCGCCGGTGTACCTGGCGGCGGTGCTGGAGTACCTGACGGCCGAGATCCTGGAGCTGGCGGGCAACGCGGCCCGCGACAACAAGAAGACGCGCATCATCCCGCGCCACTTGCAACTGGCCATCCGCAACGACGAGGAACTCAACAAGCTGCTGGGTAAAGTCACCATCGCTCAGGGTGGCGTCCTGCCCAACATCCAGGCCGTGCTGCTGCCCAAGAAGACTGAGAGCCACCATAAGGCCAAGGGCAAGTAG
- the LOC105084589 gene encoding histone H2B type 1-C/E/F/G/I-like yields the protein MPEPAKSAPAPKKGSKKAVTKAQKKDGKKRKRSRKESYSVYVYKVLKQVHPDTGISSKAMGIMNSFVNDIFERIAGEASRLAHYNKRSTITSREIQTAVRLLLPGELAKHAVSEGTKAVTKYTSSKFPPLPPWGGTSRLLSSRSQFGPRTDV from the exons ATGCCTGAGCCAGCCAAGTCCGCCCCAGCCCCGAAGAAGGGCTCCAAGAAGGCGGTGACCAAGGCGCAGAAGAAGGACGGCAAGAAGCGCAAGCGCAGCCGCAAGGAGAGCTACTCGGTGTACGTGTACAAGGTGCTGAAGCAGGTCCACCCGGACACCGGCATCTCGTCCAAGGCCATGGGCATCATGAACTCGTTCGTCAACGACATCTTTGAGCGCATCGCGGGCGAGGCGTCGCGCCTGGCGCACTACAACAAGCGCTCGACCATCACGTCCCGGGAGATCCAGACGGCCGTGCGCCTGCTGCTTCCCGGGGAGCTGGCCAAGCACGCCGTGTCCGAGGGCACCAAGGCCGTCACCAAGTACACCAGCTCTAA atttccgcctctccctccctggggcgGGACTTCCCGCCTACTTTCTTCACGTTCTCAATTCGGTCCGCGAACTGATGTATAA